A single region of the Vicia villosa cultivar HV-30 ecotype Madison, WI linkage group LG4, Vvil1.0, whole genome shotgun sequence genome encodes:
- the LOC131599458 gene encoding DNA repair protein recA homolog 3, mitochondrial-like isoform X2: MARLLRNANTFLFNRSLFNHGLPTRSCFKHGVVGTSQNLSFSTSKGKKRSKSDGSDSNDESMSKKDLALQQAMDQITSTFGKGSIMWLGRSVSPKNVPVVSTGSFALDIALGIYGLPKGRVVEIFGPEASGKTTLALHVIAEAQKQGGYCAFIDAEHALDKSLAESIGVNTENLLLSQPDCGEQALSLVDTLIRSGSLDVIVVDSVAALVPKGELDGEMGDAHMAMQARLMSQALRKLCHSLSLSQCILIFINQVRSKISTFGGFAGPTEVTCGGNALKFYASVRLNIKRVGFIKKGEETLGSQILVKVVKNKHAPPFKTAQFELEFGKGICKEAEVIELSIKHKLIKKSGSFYEYNGKNFHGKEALKNHLISSDGVQVLTTKLREKLLNADTEAVSDSELIVGDVPEELLSSDSTDEEATVVAEV, translated from the exons ATGGCGAGGTTACTTCGAAACGCCAACACTTTTCTCTTCAACCGCTCTCTCTTCAACCACGGTCTTCCGACG CGCTCTTGTTTCAAACATGGAGTAGTGGGCACATCTCAAAATTTGAGCTTTTCAACTAGTAAAG GTAAGAAGCGCTCTAAATCAGATGGGAGTGACTCAAATGACGAGAGCATGTCTAAGAAAGATTTGGCATTACAACAAGCCATGGATCAGATCACATCTACATTTGGAAAGGGATCTATCATGTGGCTTGGTCGTTCTGTCTCACCTAAAAATGTACCTGTGGTGTCAACGGGTTCTTTTGCTCTTGATATAGCGCTAGGAATATATGGTCTTCCAAAG GGACGTGTTGTGGAAATATTCGGTCCAGAGGCTTCTGGGAAAACAACTCTTGCTTTGCATGTGATTGCAGAGGCACAAAAACAAGGAG GCTATTGTGCCTTTATTGATGCTGAGCACGCACTTGATAAGTCACTTGCCGAATCTATTGGCGTAAATACCGAGAACTTGCTACTCTCACAGCCAGATTGTGGTGAGCAGGCACTTAGCCTTGTGGATACCTTAATTCGGAGTGGTTCGCTTGATGTAATTGTCGTCGATAGC GTGGCTGCTCTTGTTCCTAAAGGCGAGCTTGACGGTGAGATGGGTGATGCTCACATGGCAATGCAAGCTAGGCTGATGAGTCAGGCTCTTCGGAAACTGTGCCACTCCTTATCACTTTCACAGTgtatattgatttttataaacCAG GTAAGGTCAAAGATTTCTACGTTTGGGGGTTTCGCCGGGCCTACTGAAGTTACTTGTGGTGGTAATGCATTGAAGTTCTATGCGTCCGTGAGGCTAAATATCAAAAGAGTAGGGTTTATCAAGAAGGGCGAAGAG ACTTTAGGAAGCCAGATTCTTGTCAAAGTTGTGAAGAACAAACACGCCCCTCCGTTTAAAACTGCACAGTTTGAGCTTGAGTTTGGCAAGGGGATATGCAAAGAAGCAGAGGTGATAGAGTTGAGCATAAAACACAAACTCATAAAAAAGAGCGGTTCGTTTTACGAATATAATGGCAAGAATTTCCATGGCAAGGAAGCTCTAAAAAATCACCTGATCAGCAGTGACGGTGTGCAAGTATTAACAACAAAGCTGAGGGAAAAACTTCTCAATGCTGACACGGAAGCAGTTTCAGATTCGGAGTTGATAGTTGGAGACGTCCCGGAAGAACTTTTATCATCCGATTCTACCGATGAAGAAGCCACTGTTGTGGCAGAAGTTTGA
- the LOC131599458 gene encoding DNA repair protein recA homolog 3, mitochondrial-like isoform X1: protein MARLLRNANTFLFNRSLFNHGLPTRSCFKHGVVGTSQNLSFSTSKGKKRSKSDGSDSNDESMSKKDLALQQAMDQITSTFGKGSIMWLGRSVSPKNVPVVSTGSFALDIALGIYGLPKGRVVEIFGPEASGKTTLALHVIAEAQKQGGYCAFIDAEHALDKSLAESIGVNTENLLLSQPDCGEQALSLVDTLIRSGSLDVIVVDSVSVAALVPKGELDGEMGDAHMAMQARLMSQALRKLCHSLSLSQCILIFINQVRSKISTFGGFAGPTEVTCGGNALKFYASVRLNIKRVGFIKKGEETLGSQILVKVVKNKHAPPFKTAQFELEFGKGICKEAEVIELSIKHKLIKKSGSFYEYNGKNFHGKEALKNHLISSDGVQVLTTKLREKLLNADTEAVSDSELIVGDVPEELLSSDSTDEEATVVAEV from the exons ATGGCGAGGTTACTTCGAAACGCCAACACTTTTCTCTTCAACCGCTCTCTCTTCAACCACGGTCTTCCGACG CGCTCTTGTTTCAAACATGGAGTAGTGGGCACATCTCAAAATTTGAGCTTTTCAACTAGTAAAG GTAAGAAGCGCTCTAAATCAGATGGGAGTGACTCAAATGACGAGAGCATGTCTAAGAAAGATTTGGCATTACAACAAGCCATGGATCAGATCACATCTACATTTGGAAAGGGATCTATCATGTGGCTTGGTCGTTCTGTCTCACCTAAAAATGTACCTGTGGTGTCAACGGGTTCTTTTGCTCTTGATATAGCGCTAGGAATATATGGTCTTCCAAAG GGACGTGTTGTGGAAATATTCGGTCCAGAGGCTTCTGGGAAAACAACTCTTGCTTTGCATGTGATTGCAGAGGCACAAAAACAAGGAG GCTATTGTGCCTTTATTGATGCTGAGCACGCACTTGATAAGTCACTTGCCGAATCTATTGGCGTAAATACCGAGAACTTGCTACTCTCACAGCCAGATTGTGGTGAGCAGGCACTTAGCCTTGTGGATACCTTAATTCGGAGTGGTTCGCTTGATGTAATTGTCGTCGATAGCGTAAGT GTGGCTGCTCTTGTTCCTAAAGGCGAGCTTGACGGTGAGATGGGTGATGCTCACATGGCAATGCAAGCTAGGCTGATGAGTCAGGCTCTTCGGAAACTGTGCCACTCCTTATCACTTTCACAGTgtatattgatttttataaacCAG GTAAGGTCAAAGATTTCTACGTTTGGGGGTTTCGCCGGGCCTACTGAAGTTACTTGTGGTGGTAATGCATTGAAGTTCTATGCGTCCGTGAGGCTAAATATCAAAAGAGTAGGGTTTATCAAGAAGGGCGAAGAG ACTTTAGGAAGCCAGATTCTTGTCAAAGTTGTGAAGAACAAACACGCCCCTCCGTTTAAAACTGCACAGTTTGAGCTTGAGTTTGGCAAGGGGATATGCAAAGAAGCAGAGGTGATAGAGTTGAGCATAAAACACAAACTCATAAAAAAGAGCGGTTCGTTTTACGAATATAATGGCAAGAATTTCCATGGCAAGGAAGCTCTAAAAAATCACCTGATCAGCAGTGACGGTGTGCAAGTATTAACAACAAAGCTGAGGGAAAAACTTCTCAATGCTGACACGGAAGCAGTTTCAGATTCGGAGTTGATAGTTGGAGACGTCCCGGAAGAACTTTTATCATCCGATTCTACCGATGAAGAAGCCACTGTTGTGGCAGAAGTTTGA